The region AGTCGGTGCGCTGGCCCACGCGCGTCTCCTCGACCACGAAGTTGGCGCGCGTCACCGGGTTGTACACCGCGTCGATCCTCACCAGGTCGGCGGGCATCCCGCGCGGGATCGGGTGCAGCTCGGCCAGCATGAAGCCGCGCCCCTTGTTCACGTACAGCTCCAGGCGCAGGTCGCGGTCCTCGGTGAGCTCCAGGATGTGGTGGTCGGGGTTGACCACCTCGACCGAGGGGTGCGCGGTGATGTTGCGCGCCGTCACCGGGCCCGCCGCGCGGGCGCGCAGCTCCAGCACCGCCTCGTCGGCGTCGTCGGTCATGCGCAGCACCAGGTTCTTCAGGTTGCGGATCACCTGGTGCACGTCCTCCACCACGCCGGCGATGGTCTGGTGCTCGTGCAGCACCCCGTCGGCGCGGAACGCCCACACGGCCGCGCCGCGCAGGCTGGAGAGCAGGATCCGCCGCATGGTGTTGCCGAGCGTGTGCCCGAAGCCGCGCTCCAGCGGGCGGAGCACGATCTGCCCGGTGCGCGCCTGCTCGGGCAGGTTCGGCATCTGCAGGCCGGTGAGATCCAGTTCCACTCTATCCCTCCCTCGGTAGGAAGAAAGCGGGAAAGGACCCGGGGCGGGGCGCCGCCCTTCAGGGAGGCCGCCGCCCGGGTCCGCTCCAGCCCGATTACTTGCTGTAGAGCTCGACGATGAGCTGCTCCTGCACCGCCAGCGGGATGTCCGCGCGGCCGGGGCGGCTCACCATGCGGCCCGTGCGCGAGCCCTCGTCCACGGCCAGCCACGCCACGCTGGTGGGGCGGCTCTTCGCCGCCAGCGCCGCGGCCACCGGCAGGATGTCCTTGCTGGCCGGCGCCACGCGCACCTCGTCGCCCGGCGCCACCTGGGCGCTGGGCACGTCGAGCTTACGGCCGTTGACCTGCACGTGCCCGTGGCGCACCAGCTGGCGCGCCTCCTTGCGGCTGGCGCCGAAGCCCATGCGGTACACCACGTTGTCGAGCCGGCTCTCCAGCGCCGCCAGCAGGTTCTCGCCGGTGACGCCGCTCTGGCCGGCGGCCTTCTCGAACAGGTTGCGGAACGGCTTCTCGGCCACTCCGTAGATGCGCTTCACCTTCTGCTTCTCGCGCAGCTGGTGCGCGTACTCGCTCGCCTTGCGGCGGCGGCCGCCTCCGCTCTGGCCGTGCTGGCCGGGGGCGTAGGGGCGGCGCTCCACGGGGCAACCCTCGGTGAAGCACTTCAGCCCCTTCAGGAACAGCTTCTGCCCCTCGCGGCGGCAGAGCTTGCAGACCGATCCGGTGTAACGGGCCATGTGCGACCGTGCTCTCCTGTGACAGGATGATCGTGCTCTGTTGGGCTTCTTCCCCCCGACGGTCGCGAGGGTTTACGCCTGAACTACAAGTGCCTAGTGCCCAGTGCCCAGTGCCCAGGATCGGAATCACTGGGCACTGGGCACTAGGGACTGGGCACTCGCATCACACCCGGCGCTTCTTCGGCGGACGGCAGCCGTTGTGCGGGATCGGGGTGACGTCGCGGATCGAGCGGATGTTCAGTCCCGCGGCGGCCAGCGCCTGG is a window of Longimicrobium sp. DNA encoding:
- a CDS encoding DNA-directed RNA polymerase subunit alpha; this encodes MELDLTGLQMPNLPEQARTGQIVLRPLERGFGHTLGNTMRRILLSSLRGAAVWAFRADGVLHEHQTIAGVVEDVHQVIRNLKNLVLRMTDDADEAVLELRARAAGPVTARNITAHPSVEVVNPDHHILELTEDRDLRLELYVNKGRGFMLAELHPIPRGMPADLVRIDAVYNPVTRANFVVEETRVGQRTDFDRLVLEVETNGAVDVRSAVQYAARLAIEHLAFLAGGTPEWRADRSWGDGGAGTMAVPAGRAPVPPRLQELLNRPIEDLTELSVRSRNSLQKENIHTVRDLVQRTEQQMLSIDNFGKKSLQEISDFLAGHGLRFGQELEATDDGTLWWVLGEDQGGDTTDMDAAGDGAGEEQ
- the rpsD gene encoding 30S ribosomal protein S4 encodes the protein MARYTGSVCKLCRREGQKLFLKGLKCFTEGCPVERRPYAPGQHGQSGGGRRRKASEYAHQLREKQKVKRIYGVAEKPFRNLFEKAAGQSGVTGENLLAALESRLDNVVYRMGFGASRKEARQLVRHGHVQVNGRKLDVPSAQVAPGDEVRVAPASKDILPVAAALAAKSRPTSVAWLAVDEGSRTGRMVSRPGRADIPLAVQEQLIVELYSK